The Pseudomonas parafulva genome window below encodes:
- a CDS encoding ATP-binding protein, which produces MTRFIGWTARVIKRWNGAQLSVLMRYLGALAVVALCSFARSQMPATALPYLFFIPGLMLIGFWFGIGPSALGCTLAVLAAQYFFIGPIGFEADWGSWANSASFGLVTFAMAVVCALFRRNLRALGQANHRLAAEAQRRKDERDGVWNVSPDLICTLSENGAVLAMNPAWEIHTGWTDQQLRDGAFYSLIAPSQIADALRSLSERSIAELDTQSVRSDGQPLLLNWRIAGRAGRYFAIARDVTQYRERQQAFEQVSSQLQQSQKMQALGQLTGGLAHDFNNLLTVITSTQDMIEKRLAQGRHAELPRYVTLSRTATRRASSLTQRLLAYARRQPPASEAVDPALLIDDMKDLISRTLTPQIDFQVLPACATVLCYCDVHQLESAVMNLCLNARDAMPQGGRLQVEVGVSTVNSEQADAELRAGEYVLIRVSDSGSGMPPSVAERAFEPFFTTKPLGSGTGLGLSLVRDFVRQAGGAARIESALGQGTVVSLFLPVYQGATATDIAEDSPQVLHPEHRSRGMALVLDDEAAIRELVGEVLRDMGLQVTEAATAEQALTCIDELTALELIVTDLILPGGIKGDAVADRAQAIHPQARVLFISGFIDATTEIEYRQGQVMRLAKPFTVHQLQASVGRLLDQQNSTPQKDDSCSMS; this is translated from the coding sequence TTGACCCGATTCATCGGATGGACCGCCCGTGTCATCAAGCGCTGGAACGGCGCGCAGCTCAGTGTTCTGATGCGTTATCTGGGCGCACTGGCCGTCGTGGCCCTGTGCAGCTTCGCGCGCTCGCAGATGCCGGCGACGGCGCTGCCCTACCTGTTCTTCATCCCTGGCCTGATGCTGATCGGCTTCTGGTTCGGCATCGGGCCGTCGGCGCTCGGCTGCACACTGGCGGTGCTGGCGGCGCAATACTTCTTCATCGGCCCGATCGGCTTCGAGGCAGACTGGGGCTCGTGGGCCAACAGCGCCAGTTTCGGCCTGGTCACCTTCGCCATGGCGGTGGTGTGTGCGCTGTTTCGTCGCAACCTGAGGGCATTGGGTCAGGCCAACCACCGGCTGGCGGCCGAAGCTCAGCGACGCAAGGATGAGCGCGATGGTGTCTGGAACGTGTCGCCCGACCTGATCTGCACTTTGTCCGAGAACGGCGCGGTGCTGGCGATGAATCCAGCCTGGGAGATCCACACCGGCTGGACTGACCAGCAACTGCGCGACGGCGCGTTCTACAGCCTGATCGCGCCCTCGCAGATCGCCGATGCCCTGCGCAGCTTGAGCGAACGCAGCATCGCCGAACTAGACACCCAGAGCGTGCGCAGCGATGGCCAGCCGCTGCTGCTGAACTGGCGTATTGCCGGACGCGCTGGCCGCTACTTCGCCATTGCCCGAGACGTCACCCAATACCGTGAGCGTCAGCAGGCGTTCGAGCAGGTCAGCTCGCAGTTGCAGCAGAGCCAGAAGATGCAGGCGCTGGGCCAGCTCACCGGCGGCCTGGCCCACGATTTCAACAACTTGCTCACGGTCATCACCAGCACCCAGGACATGATCGAAAAGCGTCTGGCCCAGGGTCGCCACGCTGAGCTGCCGCGTTACGTCACCCTGTCCAGGACCGCCACACGGCGCGCCAGCTCGCTCACCCAGCGCCTGCTGGCGTATGCCAGACGCCAGCCGCCAGCCAGCGAAGCGGTCGATCCAGCGCTGCTGATCGACGACATGAAAGACCTGATCAGCAGAACCCTGACGCCACAGATCGACTTCCAAGTGCTGCCCGCCTGCGCGACCGTGCTTTGCTATTGCGATGTCCATCAGTTGGAAAGCGCGGTCATGAACCTGTGCCTGAACGCCCGCGACGCCATGCCCCAGGGCGGCCGTCTGCAGGTCGAGGTGGGCGTGAGCACAGTGAACAGCGAACAGGCCGATGCCGAGTTGCGCGCCGGTGAGTACGTGCTCATCCGCGTCAGCGACAGCGGCAGCGGCATGCCCCCCAGCGTGGCCGAACGGGCGTTCGAACCGTTCTTCACCACCAAGCCCCTGGGTTCAGGCACCGGCCTGGGCTTGTCGCTGGTCAGGGATTTCGTGCGCCAGGCCGGCGGCGCTGCGAGGATCGAGTCGGCGCTGGGCCAAGGTACGGTGGTCAGCCTGTTCCTGCCGGTGTACCAAGGCGCAACGGCCACGGACATTGCTGAGGACTCACCTCAAGTCTTACACCCGGAACATCGGTCACGGGGCATGGCCTTGGTCCTGGATGATGAAGCCGCGATTCGCGAACTGGTCGGCGAAGTGCTGCGGGACATGGGCTTGCAGGTCACCGAGGCGGCCACAGCCGAGCAGGCGCTGACCTGCATCGACGAACTGACGGCGCTGGAACTGATCGTCACCGACCTGATCCTGCCCGGTGGTATCAAGGGCGATGCAGTGGCCGACCGTGCCCAGGCGATACACCCGCAGGCCCGAGTGCTGTTCATTTCCGGCTTCATCGACGCGACGACAGAGATCGAGTACCGCCAAGGCCAGGTGATGCGTCTGGCCAAGCCCTTCACCGTCCATCAGTTGCAGGCCAGCGTCGGGAGACTGTTGGATCAGCAAAACAGCACGCCTCAAAAGGACGACTCATGCTCTATGTCGTGA
- a CDS encoding DUF1543 domain-containing protein: MLYVVMLGGRHPRARIEVHDVVFAHATSLTDAYPQLREAWFGSAKGLHIDSWLEVDGIDDYRIELSHAAPAADAMRLFFINLGGYERGVFGEAHRYLLVAAPDKAQAKAIGKQRMGSGWAKPHTDAVLEVDDCLPIDLVGGRYLHLVEGTHRGVVQRSDYIVI; the protein is encoded by the coding sequence ATGCTCTATGTCGTGATGCTCGGTGGACGTCATCCCCGTGCCCGTATCGAAGTCCACGATGTGGTCTTCGCCCATGCGACGTCCCTCACCGACGCCTACCCGCAGCTACGCGAGGCCTGGTTTGGGAGTGCCAAGGGCCTGCATATCGACTCTTGGCTGGAAGTTGACGGTATCGATGACTATCGCATCGAGCTGAGTCATGCCGCGCCCGCTGCCGACGCCATGCGGCTGTTCTTCATCAACTTGGGTGGCTACGAACGGGGGGTATTCGGCGAAGCCCACCGGTATCTGCTGGTGGCGGCCCCGGACAAGGCTCAAGCCAAGGCCATCGGCAAGCAGCGTATGGGCAGCGGCTGGGCCAAGCCGCACACGGATGCGGTGTTGGAAGTGGATGATTGCCTGCCGATCGACCTGGTTGGCGGCCGCTATCTTCACTTGGTCGAGGGCACACACCGTGGTGTCGTGCAACGCAGCGATTACATCGTCATCTGA
- a CDS encoding HAD family hydrolase: MARHSRFDQWRSGSRKACQGVARLFRRPRVRISFDIDDTLACLPEHSPTEHSKLPDCVHRWLGEPLRRGTRELMRDLRRQGYSIWIYTSSGRSPAYIRRWLLLYGIHVDGVVNSDRHQQVLAAKGVEKGPSKLPSAFDIDLHVDDSEGVGIEGDDHGFRVVVVCPKDGDWTHKVMAAAAAVQAQLAWQQPLRHRVPAQALLS, from the coding sequence ATGGCCCGTCATTCCAGGTTCGATCAATGGCGCAGCGGCAGCCGCAAGGCGTGCCAGGGCGTGGCCCGGCTGTTCAGACGCCCGCGCGTGCGCATCTCGTTCGATATCGACGACACGCTCGCCTGCCTGCCCGAGCACAGCCCGACCGAACACAGCAAGCTGCCCGACTGCGTGCACCGCTGGCTCGGCGAGCCGTTGCGACGCGGCACCCGTGAGCTGATGCGCGATCTGCGCCGCCAGGGCTACAGCATCTGGATCTACACCTCGTCCGGGCGCAGCCCGGCCTACATCCGCCGCTGGCTGCTGCTGTACGGCATCCATGTCGATGGCGTGGTCAACAGTGACCGGCACCAGCAGGTGTTGGCTGCCAAGGGCGTGGAAAAAGGCCCCTCGAAGCTGCCCTCGGCGTTCGACATCGACCTGCATGTGGACGATTCCGAAGGCGTTGGTATCGAAGGCGACGACCATGGCTTCCGCGTCGTGGTGGTCTGTCCCAAGGACGGCGACTGGACCCACAAGGTCATGGCTGCCGCCGCTGCCGTCCAGGCCCAGTTGGCCTGGCAGCAGCCGCTCAGACACCGCGTGCCCGCGCAGGCGCTGTTGTCCTGA
- a CDS encoding MFS transporter, which translates to MSAAAPPSTLRADRDSRNAAQVLGLCLPSDVLLYLLLPMYAEDFGVTLAQAGVLLAANRLVRIVGYGWVVRFYARHGDRAACSLAAGAAAVCALGNATLSGFAALLVLRLVWGLCFATFNLSTQTLATAQAQGAARRAGRSRATLSIGPMLALPLGAVMAQAWGPRSVFFVLCISALLGLWRARALPGEGHSIPARSGRRLRLPDSIATWSFIEGVALDGLFIFGLSLYAQVHVGESGVLVAGVLMAVRYLSEMLFSPLGGRLADRFGPLRMLVLLSLATALALLVFASQWLFIGAFFVLLLRALQLPLVMTLVALRNPHERIQALAGNAVWRDIGAGLGPMLAGLLLPLVPAIWAYGAAALAIALAALNCARSARG; encoded by the coding sequence ATGTCCGCCGCCGCCCCGCCGTCCACCCTGCGCGCCGACCGGGATTCGCGCAACGCTGCCCAGGTGCTGGGGCTGTGCCTGCCCAGTGACGTACTGCTGTACCTGCTGTTGCCGATGTACGCCGAGGATTTCGGTGTCACCCTGGCCCAGGCCGGTGTGCTGCTGGCCGCCAATCGCCTGGTGCGTATCGTCGGCTACGGCTGGGTAGTGCGCTTCTATGCCCGCCACGGGGATCGCGCGGCGTGCAGCCTGGCCGCAGGGGCCGCAGCCGTTTGCGCGCTGGGCAACGCCACGCTGTCGGGGTTCGCCGCACTGTTGGTACTGCGGTTGGTTTGGGGCTTGTGCTTCGCCACCTTCAACCTCAGCACCCAGACCTTGGCCACTGCCCAGGCGCAGGGTGCAGCCCGCCGCGCCGGGCGCTCCAGGGCCACGCTGTCCATCGGGCCGATGCTGGCCCTGCCCCTGGGCGCGGTCATGGCCCAGGCCTGGGGGCCGCGCAGCGTGTTCTTCGTGCTCTGCATCAGCGCCCTCCTCGGCTTATGGCGCGCGCGGGCACTGCCTGGCGAAGGGCACTCGATTCCAGCGCGCAGCGGCCGACGGCTGCGCCTGCCGGACAGCATCGCGACCTGGTCGTTCATCGAGGGGGTGGCGCTGGACGGCCTGTTCATCTTCGGCCTGTCACTCTATGCGCAGGTGCACGTCGGCGAGTCCGGCGTGCTGGTGGCTGGTGTGCTGATGGCGGTGCGTTACCTGAGCGAGATGCTGTTCAGCCCGCTGGGTGGGCGCCTGGCCGATCGATTCGGGCCGCTGCGCATGCTGGTGCTGCTGTCACTGGCCACGGCGCTGGCGCTGCTGGTGTTCGCCAGCCAATGGCTGTTCATCGGTGCATTCTTCGTACTGCTGCTGCGCGCCCTGCAGCTACCGCTGGTGATGACCTTGGTAGCCTTGCGCAACCCCCATGAGCGCATCCAGGCCCTGGCGGGCAATGCGGTGTGGCGCGATATCGGTGCTGGCCTGGGGCCGATGCTTGCCGGTCTGCTGCTGCCGCTGGTGCCAGCGATCTGGGCGTATGGGGCTGCGGCGCTGGCGATCGCCTTGGCCGCGCTCAACTGCGCCCGATCAGCCAGAGGCTGA